TCGGTATGGCCGATGATGGTCACATAGGTGGCCGGATTGTCGTTCAGCGTGCTGGCGAAGCGGTCGAGGATGGGCCGGAAGTTCGGCTTGATGTCGGCGCGGTTGGTGTCGAACGAGATGTCGCTCGGGATTTCGAGCTTGAGGCGGTTGTCGGCGGTCTGCGAGACCTGCACGCCGGTGCCGCGGGTGGCCTGTTCCATCGCCTGGCGCTGCTGCTCCATGTGCTTGGACCAGACGTTGCCGGCCACTGCGCCGGCCAGGCCGCCGAGTACCGCGCCGCGGGTCGCTCGCCCGCTGCCGCCGCCGCCCGTGCTGGCGCCGAGAATGGCGCCGAGGCCCGCGCCGACGCCGGCGCCGGTCGCGGTGCCGCGCTGGGTGGCGTTCATGTCGGCGCAGCCGCTGGCGGCCAGCGCGAGGACTGTCGCTCCCAGGGTCGATCGAATGAAAGCTGCATGCATGGGATTCTCCTCAAAAAAAATATCCGTTTCGAAGGCGCACCCGCCAGTGCGGGCACGCCCGCGAAACGGATCGGGCGGGTAATGCGGGTGTTAAGTGGCGGGCTTTATATGCCGCGTCCACTGATCAGGCGAACCAGGATCATGATGACGGCAACGACCAGCAGGATGTGGATGAAGCCGCCGACGGTGTAGGAAGTGACCAGACCAAGCAGCCACAGAAGGATGAGTACAACAGCGATAGTGTAGAGCATGACAATGTCCTTTCCGTTTTAACCGGCGATGTCTTTGCCGTGAGTTCAGTATCCCGGGATCCGTGGCTGTGCTCCGTACGCTGACGTACATTATGCCGCGGATTTTTGTTCTTTTCGCAAGCCTGGAATCCAGCCGATGAAACCCATCAGGCCCACGAAGCCGATCATGCAGGTCAGCAGGCCGCCGCTGATCACGAAGAACACGTCGTGCGCGGCGATCTCGCCGCTGCCCGGCTGCACCGGACCGGCACTGACGAGGCCGAAGCCGGTGAGAAGTACACCCCAGAGAATGATCCCGACCCAAGCAATGCTGTTCATTGGACGTCCTTTCGAGTTTTGTTCTCCGCCATCTTTTCCGGCGTGGATTGATTCTTGATCGCTATACGGTCGAGTTCCGTGCGCTGGCGCACATTGCGAAAAAGAAAACAAAAACGGGGCTGCAGCCCCGTCTTCACTTCACCCGCCACGCATGGCCGGGCACCATTCCGGTGCATCAGCCAGTGCTTCAGGCCGAACGCAGCGACCCTTTCACGATGCGGACGCGGTCGCCGGTACGCCACTGCGGCACGCTCTGCTGGTGGAAGGTACGCAGGGTGCCGTCGTCCAGCCGGACCCGGATCTCGTAGCTGTGATTGGCCTTCATATTGCCTTCGACCTGGTTGCCCATCACGGCGCCGCCGACCGCGCCGGCCACCGTCGCCAGCTGGCGGCCGTGGCCGCTGCCGACCTGGTTGCCAAGCAGGCCGCCGAGGATGGCGCCGCCGGCCGCGCCGACGCCGCTGCCCTGGGCGCGGGTCGTGATCTGGCGGATCGATTCGACATTGCCGCAGCTGCCGCACCAGCGGCTCGACGACTCTTCCTGGGCCACGCGGGTGCTGGCCTTGGCTTTCGGATGGCTCTCGCGCAGCGGCGCCGGCTCGGCGTAGCCGGAAGCGGCCGCACCCTGGACGCTGCTGCCGTAGGCCGCGCCGCTCTCGGCGGCATAGCCCGGCGCGGCGGCCGGGGCGTAGGTGCTGGCGGTGGCGGGCGCAGGCGGGAGCGGCGCCGGGGCGGGGACGGCGGGCGCATACGCGCCGGCTACCGGCTGGGCCGGATACGCCGGCGCCATCGCGTTCGGCTGCTGCAGGCTGGCCGACAGCGCGGCGCGGTCCGCTTCATTCAGTCCGCCGTTCGTGGTGCGGCCCTTCGAGGACGGCAGCCAGCCCATGATGGCGGCGGTGCCGACCGCGCAGAACAGGATCACGGCGAGCGCCGCGAGGATCAGGAGGGGATGCTGTCCGCGGCGTGCCGGCGGTGTCGGATGTGTGTTCATGGCTGGTCCTTGTTTTCTTCAGTTCGGTCCATTCATTGTCCATTCCAACAACATGATATTCCGTGCGTCACCGTACATACTTCCCCTTACCGCGCCGGTACGCTGACCTGAAGTTGTTAGCAAATGATACTGCGGCGCCGGGCTTATCCGGGCGGCGCCCAACCGCGAGGGTCCGATGAATTATCCTGCTGCACCAATGGTCGCCGAGCATAACGCCAACCTGCTGCTGAATGCGCTTCCACCGGAAGACCTGGCACGCATGCTGCCGGCGCTCGACCAGGTCCAGGTGGAGGTCGGCGCCGTGTTGTGCGAACCGGGCGACCCCATCCGCCAGATCTATTTTCCGCACGATTGCCTGGTCTCGATGATGGCCGTGGCCGAAGTCCGCATGACGCTCGAGGTCGGCCTGGTCGGCCGCGAAGGCATGATCGGCGCCACCGTCGCCCTTGGCCACGACACCACCCAGGTGCGCGCCGTGGTGCAGCGCGCCGGCAGCGCCAGCCGCATCGACGCCGACCTGTTCCGCGCCGAGTTCGCGCGCAGCCCGGCCCTGCAGCGCGTGCTGTACCGCTACACCGACTCGCTGCTCGGCCAGGCCATCCAGATCGCCGTCTGCAGCCGCTACCACGTGCTGGAGGCGCGCCTGGCGCGTTCGCTGCTGGTCACGCGCGACCGCCTGCAGTCCGACCGCTTCCACCTGACCCACGAGTTCCTCGCGCATGCGCTGGGCGTGCGGCGGGTCGGCGTCACCAAGGCCGCCAGCGCCCTGCAGCAGCAGGGGCTGATCAACTACAGCCGCGGCAATATCGAGATCCTCGATCCCGAAGGCCTGGCCCAGGCCGCCTGCACCTGCTACGAGATCGTGCGCGAGGCAGGAGCGGGCGCCGGTGTCTCGGCATCCGCACCGCTGTTCGTATAAATCTTTCCGGTAAACCGGTCCCCGAAAAACAGAACGCCCCGTCGAAACGGGGCGTTCTTGTTTGCGGACCGGCTCGCGCCGGCCTGCCTGGCACGACTTAGTGGGTCTTGCCGGTCTGGTTGCCGATCACGCCGCCGACGGCTGCGCCGCCGACTGCGCCGACAGCGCTGCCGCCGGTCAGGACGGAACCGGCCACGGCGCCGACGCCGGCGCCGACGGCGGTATTACGGTCCTGGCGGTTCATGTCGGCGCAGCCGGTCAGTGCCAGGGCGGCGGTTGCCAGGGAAGCGGTCACAACGATTTGTTTGATGGTTTTCATGATGGATCTCCTTACGGTGGGTTTTTGCTTTACTTCTTACCTGAGACGCAGGTCGTTTCTGACCGATTTCACGCCCCTTACGGTGCGCACAGCCGCTGCGGCTGCCGCCACATCGTCCGCCGAGCGGACGAATCCGCTAAGCTGGACGATTCCCTGTTCGGTTTCCACATGCAGATCGGAAACCGACAGGTTCGGATCCCCGCCGATGGCTGCCTTGACTCCGGTCGTGATGGTGGCGTCATCGATGGCCTGGCCGGCTGCTTCGCCGGTTGCCGCACATCCCGTGACGGTCGCCAATCCCAGCACCAAGGCGGCCAGCAGCGTCGCGGTACATCCGAATTGCTTCATCTATCTTCCTTGCCGTGTTGCGTGTTTCAGTGCTTCCAGATTAAGTGCGCACGATAGATGGGTCTGTACGACAACTCACACTATCGTGCTCAGCGTTTCTGCCGGCCCGGCGGCGGCGCCTGCGGCTTGGCCCCGGCCTGGGCCAGCAGGGCGGCGCAGGGGCTGTCCTTGCCCGGTCCGGTGTTGATCAGCGGGAGCAGGGCGGCGGCCGGCGCGGCCACGATCGCCAGCGCGGCGGCGGCGCCGCCTTTCAGCGCCAGTACTTTCTTGTCGAGCTGCAGGTCGGGCTGCTTGAAGGTGCCGCGCACGTAGAAGGGCGTGCGCAGGGTGAACAGGCGCAGCCCCTTGGTCTCGGGCTTGACGCGCAGGTCGATCTTCTCGTTGCCGAGGTTGATCCAGCCGTTGATGTCGACGATCGCCTCGTCGGTGTCGAGCACGAAGGTATTCGTCGTCGCCACGCCGTTCTTGACGTCGAGGTCGGACGCCAGGCAGTTCAGCTGCACCTGCTTGTCGCCGAACAGCTTGGTGATGATGACGTTGCCGACGTTCAGGCCGGCTTCCTCGAGCAGCAGCTTGCTGACCACCCCCTGGCTCACCAGGGCCTTCACTTCGCCGTTCGACTTGGCCAGCATCTCGCCGACCGAATCGCCGGTGGCGGTCAGCTTGGTCTGGGCAAAGACGGCGCCGGCGGTGGCCTGCTGGATCTTCTGGATCTGCGGGAACAGCTGCTTGACCTCGATGTGGCGTCCGGTGGCGTCGAGCGTGGCCTTGATCGCATCCTTGCCCGCGCCGCCGCTGCCGTCGAGGGTGACGGTCGAGGTCACGGTGCCGCCGGCCAGGCCGAAGTCCAGCGGATTCAGGCGCAGCACGCCGTTCTCCATGGTCAGGTGGGTCTTCAGTTTGTTGAGCGGCAGCTCCGCGGTCTTGACGATGCGATCGGCCGAGAAGTGCACGTCGGCGTCCAGCACTTTCCACTTTTCGGTGTGGAATTTTTCCACTGGCAGGGCCTTGTTCGCCGGCTGGACCGCCGCCACGCCGCGTTCGCGCTTGCTGGCGTTGGAATCGGCGCCGATCAGCGGGCCGAGGTCGGCGAAGCGCAACTGGTTCGAGTGGATGGTGGCGCTGAGCTTGTTGCGCGGCTTGCGGCTCTCGAAGCTCAGGCTGCCGGCGATGTCGGATTCGCCGACCTTGCCCTTGAACTTGTCGTAGGTCCAGCTGCTGCCCTTGCCGTTCGCGCCTTCGCCCAGCGCGCCGGTCAGGTGGCCCTCGGTCGAGAAGGCCGGGGTCTCCGGCAGCACCACGCCGGTGAAGGCGTACAGGCGCGCCATGCTGGGGCCGGCCAGCTTCAGGCGCAGGTCGAGCCCGGCCAGTTTCGCCGGCCGCGTGACCGTGCCCTCGACCGCCAGGCGGTAGGGGCCGGAATGCACGTCGGCCTGGATCGGGAAGGGCGCGTCCTGGTCCTTCAGGGTCAGCACGCCACCCAGCTTGCCGCCGCCCGTCACCGGCGCATCGTTATAGGTTCCGTGCACCGTGAAGCCGATGCCGTAGGTCGGGTCCTTGGCGAGCGTGTCGACGTCGGCGGTGATGTCGGCGTCGGTGACCGCATCCTTGATATGAATGACGCCCTTCGACAGCACCAGCCGCTCGAGGTCCAGCTTCCACTTCGACTGCTTTTCTTCGTGCTTGTAGACCCAGTTGTAGTGGCTGGCGTCGGTGCGCAGCAGGTCGACGCGCGGGCCGTCGACGCGCAGCACCGGAATGTCGATGGTGTGGCTGAGCAGGGGGAAAGGATTCAGCGAAAACGAGAACTGGCGCACGCTGGCGGTGTCGCCCTTCGGCATGTTCGCCGGATTGCCGACGTGCACGTCATTGGCGTACAGGTGCGGCCAGGGGATATGGTCGCGCCAGGTCCGCTGGCCCGGCACGATCGTGTCCGATGGCCGTTCCCATTTCACGGAGAGGTCGCCGACGATGGCGAAGGGGCGCTCGATCGCCTCGCTGACCTTCGCGTTCAGCCAGGGCTTGACCCGGTTCCAGTCGAAAGTGAGCAGGATGATGATGGCGATGACGGGAACGGCGATCAGGATGCCGAGGATCCAGAACGTGATCTTCAGCGGGCGCGAGATGGTGTGCGAGCCGTGCCGCCTGCCGCCGCCGGCGCTGCCGCGGTCTTCCTTGTCCGCGGACTTGTTCTCCTCATGCTGTTGGGTTGTCATGGGCAGTCCTTCTGGTGGGAGTGTGTTGAAGCCAGATTAACGTAAAGGTCTGCAGATCAATGTGCGGTGTCGCACCCAACCTGGGTGTGCCTTGCGCCAGATCGCCCCTATGTGCGGCAGCGAACCGATCTCTTCGGGCAAGGGGCTTATAACGTTACCAACACATTTCCTTCAAGCGGAGAAAACGATGGACATGAAATCGATGAACCTGCTGCTGCGGGTTGGCGCGGCTGCCGCGGTCCTGAGCCTGGCCGCCTGCGCCAGCCCGGAGAAGACGCCGGCCACGGCTGCCGTCGCGGTGTCGCACAACGCCGTCGATAACGCCGTATCGGCCGGCGCGCCCGAACTGGCGCCCGAAGAGATCAGCGCCGCCCGCGCCAAGATGATGCAGGCCAACCAGGCGCTGGCAGCCAAGGACTACAAGCGGGCGCGCGAGCTGGCGGTGCAGGCCCAGGCGGACGCCAAGCTGGCCCAGGCCAAGGCGAATTCGGCCAAGGCCACCGCGGCATCGAACGCGCTCAACGAAGACCTGCGCGTGCTGCGCCAGGAAGTGGACCGCGCCAATTCCGATCAGCAATAAGCTAGGCAATACCCGCGCCGGCAGGCGCCCATAAGAAGAAAGGACTCACCATGAAAGCGCATTTTTTGAAGTCGGCGATGTTCGCCGGCGCCGTGCTGCTGGCTGGCTGCAGCACCGTCCCGACCACCACCGCGACCCTCGACGAGGCGCGCGCCGACTACGTGGCCGCCAGCAATAATCCTCAGGTCGCGAGCAATGCGCCGCTCGAATTCCGCCAGGCCAGCGAAGCCCTCGACCGCGCCAACCAGGCCGCCGCCAAGCGCGAGAGCCTGGACACGATCGACCGCCTGGCCTATGTGGCCAAGCAGCGCATCGCCACCGCCCAGGAAGTGGCGAAGGCCAAGACGGCCGAGGCCGAGATCGCCGACGCCAGCCGCCAGCGCGACCGCGTGCAGCTCGAAGCCCGCACCGCCGAGGCCGAGCGCGCCAAGCGCGAAGCCGCCGCCGCCAACGCCCAGGTGGCCACCGCCCAGCAGCAGGCCCAGGATGCCCAGGCCCAGGCCGCCGCCGCCCAGCAGCAGGCAGCCCAGCTGGCCGAGCGTTCCGCGCGCCTGGAAGCGATCCTGGTCGAGCTGCATGCGCAGAAGACCGAGCGCGGCATGGTGGTGACGATCGGCGACGTGCTGTTCGGCACCGACCGCGCCGAGCTGAACGCGAACGGCATGGCGACCGTGCGCAAACTGGCCGAGGTCATGATGCAGAACCCCGACCGCACCGTGCTGGTCGAAGGATTTACCGACAGCACCGGCAGCCACGCCCACAACCAGGAGCTGTCGGAGCGCCGCGCGCAATCCGTGGCCCAGGCCCTGACCAGCCTCGGCGTGGAACGGCAGCGCGTGGCGATGCGCGGCTACGGCGAAGCGTATCCGGTGGCGTCGAACGACACCGCCTCGAACCGCCAGCTGAACCGCCGCGTCGAGATCGTGCTGTCGAACGAGAACGCGCCCATCCCGCCGCGAGCGACGGCGCGCTGATTTGCTCCAGATTTTTTTATAGAAGGATAGATTACCCATGAACGAGACGAACTCCAAACTGGCCCACGGCTTCGACATCGAAGAAATCCGCCGCGCGGCCGCCAACCTCGAGGACGGCGCCGTCACCGAGGGTTATGCCGCCGACCGCGAAGCCGTGATCGCCATGCTCAACGCCGCGCTGGCCACCGAGCTGCTGTGCGTGCTGCGCTACAAGCGCCACTACTACACCGTCAGCGGCCCGAACACCGGACACATCAAGGCCGAATTCCTCGAGCACGCCCAGCAGGAGCAGGACCACGCCGACCGCATCGCCGAGCGCATCGTGCAGCTGAACGGTTCGCCGAACTTCAACCCGGCCACGCTGACCCAGCGCAGCCATGCCGAGTACGACGATTCCGAAGACGTGCAGGCGATGATCCGCGCCGACCTGATCGCCGAGCGCGTGGCGATCGAGTCCTACCGCCAGATGATCCAGGCAATCGGCGACAAGGACCCGACCACCAAGAACATGCTGATCGAGATCCTGGCGACCGAAGAGGAACACGCTGACGACATGCGCGACCTGTTGGCATAACAAAGCTTTATCAACCCACCAAGAACAAAGGAGTACAACATGCTCGATTCCATCCGCGCCAACACCGACGCCGCCCGCGCCAGGGCCAACGCCGCCTCCATGAACGGCAGCCTGGACGATGCCGGCACCGACATGCAGTCGCTGGTCAAGGACGCCCAGTCGCTGCTGACCGCCGCCGCTTCGCTGACCGGCACCAAGGCCGACGAGCTGCGCGCGCGCGGCATGCGCATGCTGGATGCGGCGCTGGGCAAGAGTGGCGAGTACAAGGATCAAGCCGTGGTCAAGGGTAAGGAACTGGCGCGCGCCACCGATGTCTACGTTAAAGACAACCCGTGGCGCACCGTGGCCGCGGCAGCTGGTGTCGGCCTGCTGGTCGGTGTCCTGCTGGGCCGCAAATAAAAGAGCCGGGGGCAGCCATGGAAACCAAGGAAACAGTCGTACATGGCCCCGGCCTCATGGGTGGGATCACGGGCCTGGCAAAAAACCTGTTCGGCCTGGTGGTGTCGCGCGTGGAGCTTGCCGCGCTCGAACTGACCGAGGTGCGCAACCATGTGATCGAGCTCGTCGCCATCTTCGCGATGGCCGTGCTCGCCACCTGGTTCGCCCTCGCTTACGGCACCGCGACCATCGTCGCGCTGGCGTGGGACGAGATGGGCTGGAAGATCCTGCTCGTCATGTTCTTCGTCTTCCTCATCATCACCGGCATCCTGGTGGCCAAGGGCCTTTCCATGCTGAAGGCGGGCAAGCTCGCATTCCCGGAGACGATGAAGGAACTGCGCAACGACCGCGACATGCTGATGTGAGCAAGCAAGCTGAAAGGGGAGGAAATATGCAAAAGAACGATCATCGCAGCCACGAGGAACAGAAGCGGGCGCTGCTGCGCGACGGCGAGTTCTACCGCGCCGGCGTCGCCCATGCGCGTGCCCAGATCAAGCACGCGGCGCGTCCCGAAGTCATGTTTCACACGGTCATCGATCACGCCACTTGGGCACTGCGCACGCGTGCCGATGCACTGCTGAAACCTACCGGTACAAGTGTATCTGTGCTGGCTCCTTATGCCCTAACCGTGCTAGGCTTCATCCGTAGGCGCAAGCTCGTAAAACCTGCATTGGGCATCACGGCATTGGCAGGTATTGCCGCTTGGTACGTACAGCGCAAACGCGCGCAGCAAATGGCATACTGAGAGCGCATTCGCGGCCGGCCGGCAATGCAATACCGGGCCGGTCCGCATGACAGGATATGGTGGGGCTTGAGCGGCGTCGCAATCCTCGGATTGGACGCCGTCTTTTTGTCAGCCGTCCAGCTCTCGGCTCCGGGTTCTCAGCTCTCAGCTCTCAGCTCTCAGCTCTCAGCGCGAGGCCGGCGTCGAGGTCTGCACCGTGGACTGTACCGAGCCTTCCGGCGCAGCGTCGAGCTGGGCCGGGGCATTCTTCATCTCCTGCTCGTAGTTCGCGCGCGCTTCCTTCAGGCAGGCACTGCGTCCGCCCGAGCTGCCCTTGTGGCAGGCATTCTTCGCTTCTTCATAGGCGGCGCCGATTTCCTTCTGGAGCGTGCGCAGTCGCGCCTGGCGCGACATGTCCTCGCGGTCCCAGCGCCCCGGACCGCCTTGCCTGACTTCGCCTGCCTGCTTGGCCGCGACGGCCTTGTCGACGGTGCTGTCGTCATGGGTCTGCGCCTGGGCGTACGCGCCGGCGGCGCACAAGGCGGCAAGTGCGCCGGCCAGCACGCGCGCGCGCAAGCCTGTTTGTAGCTGTCTCATGGAATCCTCCGTGTTCTCGGCAAACAAAAGCCGGCGCGAGGCGCCGGCATGCTTCGATTCACATCATCCGATAGATTTCTTAGTAACGGTAGACGCGGCCGTCGACGATGCGCACGCGGTTGCCCACGCGCAGGTCGTTGACACTGTCCTGCATGACGGTGCGGTACTCGCCATTGTCCAGGCGGATATTCACGGCATACATCTGCTGGCCAGCCGCCGCGTCGCGGTTGCGCTCGACATTGTTGCCGATCGCTGCGCCGGCCACGCCGCCGGCCACGGTGGCTGCGGTACGGCCGCCGCCGCTGCCGACCTGGTTGCCGGCCAGTGCGCCGACCAGGCCGCCGACGATCGCGCCGGCGCCGCTGGTGCGGGCTTCCGCATTCGTCACCTGGATCGATTCGATGGTGCCGTAGCCGGCCGAGGCATTGTCGCGGTAGCCGCCGTTGTTGTAGCCACCGTTGTTGTAGCCGCCATTGTTATAGCCGGTGTTGTAACCGTCGCGGTAGCCACTGTTGTTGCCATAGTAGGGGTCGCTGCTGGCGCAACCGCCGAGGATTGCGCCGGCCGCTACCAGAGCGGCAAGAGTACGAATTGCTTTCATGATTTGTTCTCCTGGCAAAGATGTAAGGCCAGATTAAGCAGCCACATGCCTGAGGTCTGTGCGATGACGCACCCTGTCGTCCTGCCATTTGTTTGCTTTTTGCACACAATTTTTCGCTGTGTACGGCACCGAACAGAACTTGTGCTTACGGCAGAGTAAAACGTCACCTGAGTGTTGAAAAAAGGAGAAAAAGAATGCGAACACCTCACGTGATTCTGCTGCTGGGTGCTGCGATGCTGTGGGCCGCGAGCCATGCCCATGGGGCGACGCCGGCCAGCAAGCTGGCGTACGAACAGGCGCGCGAACTGGCGGCTGCCAATTACAAGAATGCGCGCGCCCAGTGCGATGCCGTGACCGGCAATCCGAAGGATGTGTGCGTGGCCGAAGCCAAGGCGGCGCGCGTGCGCACCGAAGAGGAAGCGCGCGCGAAGTACGAAGACACGCTGAAAGCCTATACCCGGGCCCGCCTGCGTATTGCCGACGCCGAGTACGAGCGCGACAAGGCCAAATGCGCCGGCCTGGCCGGCAACCCGAAGGATGTCTGCCAGGCCCAGGCCAAGGCGGCGCTGGTCGCGGCGCGCGCCGACGCCAAGGCCGACCAGAAAACCATCGAAGCGCGCAACGAAGCGCGCGACGACAAGCTGGAGGCGGCCTGGAAGGTTGCCATGGAACGCTGCGACGCCTTTGCCGGCGCCGCTCGCGACCAGTGCGTTTCGAACGCCAAGACCCAGTTCGGAAAATGATTTAAACGATTTATAACCGGCCTTCAAGGCCATTCCGTATCACCCGTGTGATGCATTGACAACAAAGGAGCTCATCATGACCATGACCAAACGTATCGCCACCGCCATCCTGACCGCTTCCGTCGCCTTCGCCGTCGTCGGCTGCGCGCAGACCGCCAGCCACGAAAGCACCGGCCAGTACCTCGACGACGCCGGCATCACCACCAAGGTGAAGGCTGCTTTCGCCGCTGATCCGAACGTCAAGGCGACCGAGATCAACGTCGAAACCTACCAGGGCACCGTTCAGCTGTCGGGCTTCGTGGCACAGCCGCAGGATGCGCAGCGCGCCGCCGACATCGCGCGTGGCGTGAAGGGCGTGACCGCCGTGAAGAACGACATTCGCGTCAAGTAAGGTACGTGGGGCAATCCGCGTAGAATAAGCTGACGCCGGATGAAGCTGTCCGGCCGCCGCGGGCGATCCGCCTGGTGATCCGCCCGGGCGCGTCGGCTGGACAGGACCATATCGGCCAGCCCTGGGGTTGGCCTTTTCTTTTTGCAGGTACCGCTATGCAGCTCGCTCCATCCGGCAACACATCCGTCGAGTCATCCGAATCCCACGCCGCGGCGCATCCGCCGGCGAGCGTACGTACGCCCGAGGACGCGGCGCGCGAAGCCGGCCTGCTGCACGAGGAGGGCGCGCCCACCGGCGAAGAGCTGGGCGCCATGCACGGCGGCCTGCGCCTGCCGGTGCACGTGAACGCGCGCGGGATGTCCCTGGGTATCCTGGCCACCGTCGCCTTCGTGTTCGCCCTCCAGGCGGCCAAGAATTTCCTCGTTCCCCTGCTGCTCGGCATTTTCCTTGCCTATACCCTCAGCCCGGTGGTGCGCTGGCTGGAGCGCTGGCACGTCAAGCGCGCGATCGGCGCGACCCTGGTCACGGCCGCGATCCTGGCCGGCATGGCCGTGACCATGCAGCGCCTGCAGGGCGAGTTCTTCAACATCGTCGACGGCCTGCCGACGCTGACCCACAAGGTCACCAGGCTGCTCACCGAGGCCTCCGACGGCCAGCCCTCGACCATCCAGCAGGTGCAGGCAGCCGCGGCCGAGATCGAACAGGCGGCCGCCAACGCCGGCTCGGATGCGCGCCGCGCCATCCAGCAAAAGCACGCGGCGCCGTCCAGCGCGCCGGGCGCGAGCAATTTCCGCGTGATGGACTGGCTGCTGGCCGGCTCGATGGGCCTGGCCAGCTTCATCTCGCAGGCGACCATGGTGGTGTTCCTGGTGTTCTTCCTGCTGCTGGCGGGCGACACCTTCAAGCGCAAGCTGGTCAAGCTGACCGGCCCTTCGCTGACACGCAAGAAGGTCACGGTACACATCCTGGAAGACATCAACACCTCGATCCAGAACTATATGTTCATGCTGCTCGTCACCAACACGCTGCTGGCCCTGCTGATGTGGGGCGTGCTGCGCATGATCGGACTGGAGAACGCGGGCGCCTGGGCCATCTTCGCGGGCGTGGCCCACATCATGCCGTACTTCGGGCCGCTCCTGATCACCTCGGCCACCGGCCTGGTCGCCTTCCTGCAGTTCGAGTCGCTGCGCATGGTGATCCTGGTAGCGGGCGCCTCGCTGGCGATCGCCACCCTGGTCGGCATGGTCGTCACCACCTGGATGACCGGCAAGATCGCCAAGATGAACCCGGCCGCGGTGTTCGTCAGCCTGCTGTTCTGGGGCTGGCTATGGGGGATGTGGGGCCTGCTGCTCGGCGTGCCCGTGGTGGTGGTGGTGAAGGTGGTGGCCGAGCGGGTGGAAGGAATGGAAGTGGTGGCCGAGCTGCTGGGCGAGTGAGCTGGCAGCCCGGCCGGGCGATCACGCAGTGTGATTGATCGCCACTCCCAGCCGCCGGTCCGGCGCGCTGCCGGTGCGGCGGTCGCGCGAGCCCGAGGTGCGGCGTTCGCGGATGCGGCGTTCCGGCCTGCCGTCGGGCAGGTCGCCCAGCGGTGATACTTCCTTCTTCCTGGCGTCCTTGCTCAGGCTGCCCAACTGGACCGCATACTGGCGGGCGAATTCGGCGCCCAGGAAGAAGATCTGCGCCGAGTAGTACACCCACAGCAGCAGGGCGATCAGCGAGCCGGCCGCGCCGAAGCTGCTGGCAGTGCCGCTGTTGCCGATGTACAGGCCAATCGCGTACTTCCCGAGGGTCCACATGATGGCCGTGCCGAGCGCGCCGATGGTCACGTCGTGCCAGGACAGCTTGACGCGCGGCAGCAGCTTGTAGATGGCCGCGAACATGGTGGCGATCACCAGGAAGCTGAAGGCCCAGGCGACCCAGCCGAGGATGATGGTGGCGTCATGCCACATCCCGCCGATGAATTTCTCTGCCACGGTCAGTGCGGCCGACACCACCAGCGAGGTCATCAGGAGCAGGGCAAGAGTCAGGATCAGGCCGAAAGACAGCAGGCGGGTGCGGATCGTGATCCACCAGCTCGCGTCCTTTGGCGGCGGTGCGTCC
This window of the Massilia sp. WG5 genome carries:
- a CDS encoding OmpA family protein — translated: MHAAFIRSTLGATVLALAASGCADMNATQRGTATGAGVGAGLGAILGASTGGGGSGRATRGAVLGGLAGAVAGNVWSKHMEQQRQAMEQATRGTGVQVSQTADNRLKLEIPSDISFDTNRADIKPNFRPILDRFASTLNDNPATYVTIIGHTDSTGGDAINQPLSLDRAAHARDYLAAHGVNPNRITVEGRAAREPVASNDDPAGRARNRRVEIYVNEPGRPG
- a CDS encoding lmo0937 family membrane protein is translated as MLYTIAVVLILLWLLGLVTSYTVGGFIHILLVVAVIMILVRLISGRGI
- a CDS encoding glycine zipper 2TM domain-containing protein, which codes for MNTHPTPPARRGQHPLLILAALAVILFCAVGTAAIMGWLPSSKGRTTNGGLNEADRAALSASLQQPNAMAPAYPAQPVAGAYAPAVPAPAPLPPAPATASTYAPAAAPGYAAESGAAYGSSVQGAAASGYAEPAPLRESHPKAKASTRVAQEESSSRWCGSCGNVESIRQITTRAQGSGVGAAGGAILGGLLGNQVGSGHGRQLATVAGAVGGAVMGNQVEGNMKANHSYEIRVRLDDGTLRTFHQQSVPQWRTGDRVRIVKGSLRSA
- a CDS encoding Crp/Fnr family transcriptional regulator, with amino-acid sequence MNYPAAPMVAEHNANLLLNALPPEDLARMLPALDQVQVEVGAVLCEPGDPIRQIYFPHDCLVSMMAVAEVRMTLEVGLVGREGMIGATVALGHDTTQVRAVVQRAGSASRIDADLFRAEFARSPALQRVLYRYTDSLLGQAIQIAVCSRYHVLEARLARSLLVTRDRLQSDRFHLTHEFLAHALGVRRVGVTKAASALQQQGLINYSRGNIEILDPEGLAQAACTCYEIVREAGAGAGVSASAPLFV
- a CDS encoding glycine zipper 2TM domain-containing protein, which gives rise to MKTIKQIVVTASLATAALALTGCADMNRQDRNTAVGAGVGAVAGSVLTGGSAVGAVGGAAVGGVIGNQTGKTH
- a CDS encoding BON domain-containing protein; translated protein: MKQFGCTATLLAALVLGLATVTGCAATGEAAGQAIDDATITTGVKAAIGGDPNLSVSDLHVETEQGIVQLSGFVRSADDVAAAAAAVRTVRGVKSVRNDLRLR
- a CDS encoding AsmA family protein — its product is MTTQQHEENKSADKEDRGSAGGGRRHGSHTISRPLKITFWILGILIAVPVIAIIILLTFDWNRVKPWLNAKVSEAIERPFAIVGDLSVKWERPSDTIVPGQRTWRDHIPWPHLYANDVHVGNPANMPKGDTASVRQFSFSLNPFPLLSHTIDIPVLRVDGPRVDLLRTDASHYNWVYKHEEKQSKWKLDLERLVLSKGVIHIKDAVTDADITADVDTLAKDPTYGIGFTVHGTYNDAPVTGGGKLGGVLTLKDQDAPFPIQADVHSGPYRLAVEGTVTRPAKLAGLDLRLKLAGPSMARLYAFTGVVLPETPAFSTEGHLTGALGEGANGKGSSWTYDKFKGKVGESDIAGSLSFESRKPRNKLSATIHSNQLRFADLGPLIGADSNASKRERGVAAVQPANKALPVEKFHTEKWKVLDADVHFSADRIVKTAELPLNKLKTHLTMENGVLRLNPLDFGLAGGTVTSTVTLDGSGGAGKDAIKATLDATGRHIEVKQLFPQIQKIQQATAGAVFAQTKLTATGDSVGEMLAKSNGEVKALVSQGVVSKLLLEEAGLNVGNVIITKLFGDKQVQLNCLASDLDVKNGVATTNTFVLDTDEAIVDINGWINLGNEKIDLRVKPETKGLRLFTLRTPFYVRGTFKQPDLQLDKKVLALKGGAAAALAIVAAPAAALLPLINTGPGKDSPCAALLAQAGAKPQAPPPGRQKR
- a CDS encoding DUF4398 domain-containing protein — its product is MDMKSMNLLLRVGAAAAVLSLAACASPEKTPATAAVAVSHNAVDNAVSAGAPELAPEEISAARAKMMQANQALAAKDYKRARELAVQAQADAKLAQAKANSAKATAASNALNEDLRVLRQEVDRANSDQQ